A stretch of DNA from Malus sylvestris chromosome 9, drMalSylv7.2, whole genome shotgun sequence:
GAATATATAAGAATACGGGCTTGGCAGAATAAGAATTCGATTAACAAAGTTCAAAAATAAAACTAGGGTGCAATCACATTCATGCCGTTCAAATCCTACACTCTCAAAGATAAcgaaaatttaaaacaaaatgaaTATTAAGAACTCATAGTCATTCTGCAGAGTGCCCTGTATTTCCTTCATCGGTTTGCAGATCATGAAAAAATCAACACTCAGGAATAAAGACAACATTGAAAATAACAAGTTCAATTATCTATAATTTGAATTCAAAACCAGCCTTAAAATTGCATTATCTGGGATATTTTCTTCACTAGTTACCAGCTCCAAAAACGGCACCTCTTCGAATTAAGAAACAGTTTGGAGGACATTGAGAAAACACAGGACATCAACAAATAAAATCTAAATCCAAAATTTCCTATTTCAGCCCACCAACTGTTCACAGTGGACATTTGATAACATACAACCAAATCATAACCAGCACACCAACTTACAACGAACATGTACAACATCCACAACAGAAATCCTCGAATACAAGAAATTACAGCTGGCTAGACAAAAGTGACCAGAGAAACAAGTAGTTTCTTGATTGTTATCAACGTCCCCCAAAACATAGAAATGAAGTTTAAAAAGCCTTGTTTCAAGCACATtccaagaaataaaaataagaaactacACTGCCTGAAAGTGTTTCAGATTTTACATGTTGTAAAAGAATGCCTGAAAGTGTTTCAGATTTTACATGTTGTAAAAGAATTTACAAACGCATGCAACTATAGGAAACAATATTCTGTGAAAGAGTTCCTTCCAATCATGAGCTGTAGCCCAATGATAACCGTCCCTCTTCTGAGGGAGTTGTCCTGGGTTTAACTACTTGGATGCAGGCAGCTGAACACCAAGAGGACTGGAGGAGTTCCTGAAGTACGACTAACTTAAAGCAACACAGTTAAGCGGACAATACCAAAGCATTGCAAGTTATTTTCCAACATATGCTGAGATCACAAACTAAAGTCACTTTTATTTCCTCTTGGACTGCTCAAAGATGCATTTAGATATCACCACTCTACACAAGAATATATCATCTATAAACTAGAAATGAGAAAACAAAATGTGGCAACCAATAAGATAAATCTGTTAATTAATTTCAGCACGTTCCCTGTTTTTATCCTACTCTTTTGCTTCACAAGTTATACAGGCCTCTTAGAGCATACGATTATCCCCCAGCGATTGCAGTCCCCGTTTCCATTCTCCACACCCCCAAAAGAAAGCAACaaccataaataaaaaaaataaaaaacatcagAAGCTACTAACAAACGATCCCAAATATCTTTAAAATTGCAGAAATGGGAGAATTGCCTCCGCACCCATTTAGGCTAACCATAAGGTGCAAAGTTCAGAGACACATTCTCATTTCACAAACGCAATATGATCACAACATGTTTTCTTTGACGTGGGTGGTTCTATTTATAACAGCCCATATTAATCTAAATGTTAACACCTTTGACAAtttcaaaaaattttaaatttgacgAAAACTCACGACTCCAAATAATATTAATTCAATCAAATACATTTTAACCATTATTTGTCACaccgaaagaaaaaaactttCCAAAAAATCCATCATCTGAGCCACTCATTTCACATCAAACTAACTACACAACCCAACATTGTAAATTGAATTCAATCATCCCATCACGAGATTAAGTCTCATTTGACCAAAAAGACCAAAATTTCACTCATCTAAAATAATCCCCAAATCCTAAACGGCACACGATAATGCCCCACAAGTTATACAGGCATCTTGCTTGGGTTTTACTACAACATAAGTTATACGGCCCTCTTGCAGCACAGGATAATGCCCCATCATGTGCAGTCCTAGCATTTCCCGACTAATATCATATGCATTCTCTCCGTAACCAAAAGAAAACAATAGGAAGAAAGATCTGCAACTACTAACAAATGTTCCCAAATGTCTTCAAAATACACACAGAGAATTGCCTCAGTACCCAGTTGCGCTAACCACAAGATGCAAAGTTCAAAGACACATTCTCGTTTCATAAACACAAACTAAGTGATCGCAAAGTGCATTACTTGAAGCCGGTGGTTTTAACTATAACAACCCAGATTTATCTAAAAgttaacacctttgaaaatttCAAGAAATCTTAAATTCGACGAAAACTCAATATTCCAAATAATCTTAATTCAATCAAATGCATTTTCCCCAGTTTCTGTCACACCCAAAAGAAcaaaactttataaaaaaatccaaCATCTGAGCCACTCATTTCACCTCAAACCAATTACACAACCCAACATTGCAAATTGAATTCTATCAACCCTTCACAAAATTAAATCTCATTTCACCAGAAAAACCCCAAATTATAATCGCACAGATTGAGATCAACGACTAACAACGATCAAAGATGCGATTTTTAACATCctaatcaacaaaaaatcacggaAATTAAAACCCAAGATCTGAAATCCGAAATAGAAATGAACGGAAGAGCTTACTGGGCTTTTCGGGCTTgccttcagcccacttggagacGGCGAAGTGGACCCTCTCGCGAGAAATGGCTTCGGTCTTGTAAGGCTCCTTGAGGCAATTCCGTACCAGATTCGCACAGATGTTGGAGTAGGTGATGTAGGTCATACCGGCTGCGCGCCAAAACGGTGCCGCTGCGTTCGATGACATTGTCTTTCTCTGGTTTTCgttcgctctctctctctctctctgcgtcAGTCAACGTGACCTAGACGAAGCGCCCCTTTAACTTGCAGTGGTAGTTCCCGCAAGGGCTTTGTCTATGGGCCAGATCGAGTTTTATTTTTCCTGAGGCCTTTAGAGAAGGCCCAATAATCTGTCAAAGGCCCAATGATCTGTCAATTCTAGTAAGGGTGGTCGGGGTCGGATTTGGTTCGATTTAGTCCTCAAACTACTAGCATAGATGAACCAAACCAATCAGTTTGGTGATCACTTTGGTTCGATTATTTCATTTCATGTAATCGATCAAAGTTTATATTATGAAATGGGATTTTGTAGACGGGGATTTACTGCAATAGTGAAAAGTAATTATGTTTATACACTATAGTGTGAATTCAATCCCCACCTATCTCTCTCCCCCCTAACAACCAACAATTCAATTTACTAACGCTATTGTTTGTcaaaaagaaaaacgaaaaaacAAAGCAATAAGTAGACTTCAAGCACTCATCTGGAACAAGATTACACAAGTTCATAAAATCGTTAAACCATGTGTTACATGAAGATCATGTAAGAACAAAATCCGCAAATCATATTGGGACAAAGAGTACGATGCCAATGAGTCTAATCGCATCACCTAATCATCGCCATGATCCTAGAACACCAAGTGAAATAGATCTAGCAAATCAAATGACTCCACCCTTCACACGTAGATCCAAAAGAGATGTAGCACGCCAAAGAGAAATCAAACTAGAAAACTCTCCAAAAGAGAGAAATCAAAACCGAACTCCAAGAACCTTTATGAAAATtattaaacttaaacaaaataaaaggataaaACCATGTCACCGCTCCACATCCTCCAGACATCCGAGAGCCATAACACTGCACCGACTAAACCCATAACATCGTACTAGCTAAACCTAATCCCAACGCAATCCGACATCTTCCTTGACTTCCAACTTCAACTCCATATCAAAAGTGATAACTCGATCTAAAATTATATGTTTACTGTGTGCTTGGGCCAAAATATGACAACTATCATGACGACAATTCGACACCAAAATAAAGCAAACAGAAAATAAGAGAAGGAAGAGATCCATAATGATTATCAAGAAGATTGCCTCCAACCTTAAAACCAAAGGCATGAGCCAACAACAAAAATTGCTTTACACTAAAGATAGAGAAATCGTGAGAGAGAGATGTCAATAAATTGATgattaagttttgttttgttttgttattaaaTGATTGATGTCAATGTAAGAGTTGACCATTCATAGATTTTCATTCATGtaccaaaacaaataaaataatttaggtGGTATGGTTCAGTTTACAATCTATTAGTCATAGACCAAGGTCTCTTGAGTTAAAATCTCACATCTAGAGGTTTATTGAGATCTACGTGGGGACAATATCAGTGTATGCCATTCTTTTATTTAGCATTATTGTCTAATGATATTTTCATCTACTTGTAAGAGGTTCACAAGCAATACCAATTTAATATAAGAATATTTGGTGAGTTGAGCTTGATACCTAGTTATGGTTGTTCCACGTATTAAGTAAGAGGTATaataaggaaaaatcacaccTTAAGAGGTTTGGAATAAATTGTTTACACTACCAATAATTAGTTAATTCTAGATGAATTCTTTAAGATTATCTTCTAATTCTTTCCTTTTCGTTTTACATATTGCCTACATTTGGTGACCGAAGTGACATTGCGAAGATCACACCTTGATattttacgttgttccaaagtcaATATGATTTTGCACATTAAAGACTGAATTCATAgatgtaacaaaaaaaaaagaaaaaggctgTGATCATAATTTCTTTTGCAAAGTTTTATTCGTTAAAGATTTGGGCACAACTCAATTAAAAGATAAATGGGAATGAAACTAGGGTTTGCCCCATCTCTCTGTTTATTCATGGTGGCCATAGAGCAGGTTTACATGTTTGTAGAGGGATGCGGGGGAAATTTACACTCATTATTTGGATCACAGTAACACATGTTTTTTCCATCTTTGTTCAGGTGGCAAAATCCACAATAGATTGCGCCAGTCATATGTTTCTTGCAGTAAGCGTCGCAAGGTGAAAATCTTTCACATGGCCCGATTTCATATGGGGGGATTTTTGCTAAGACGTAGCCTACAAGTTCAATACCAATGATTTATGTTATGACCAACGTTATCTGCACTACATGTACCGATTATATTGATCAGACGATATCGTTGATAAAAGTAGTATTGATCGCAAGAGAATTCCTTTACGTACCTGAGCTCAAAAGAAAGAAGGTAATGCAAAATAGCACCGAAAAACGTCCCACAAAGCTGACGGAAGCCATATTATCGAACGGATTCgttaatattgtttgttttctCGGTCTTTTTGCTCTGTTAGTAGAGTGTGATTGATAACTGAATCATGTAGTGAGAGCTTTGTATTTATAGTACATTAGATTTTCAAGTTGCAAGACTACTTTTGGAAATGAAAACCTTGTTCTAATTTATGAaggtaataaattaaaatttgcatCTCCACTAAATCTTTGCATTAAATGTAAGATTATATATAATCCTCTGTATACGTAATATATGGAGATTAATAAGAATTCCTCCTTATTAGTGTTGATTAGTAAATGGGATTTTAGATTTTAGGACTTAAATAAGATTCTTTTTAGATTTTAAGGTGAACGGTtttctaaatttaattaaaaattttattttcaaaacttaccATATTTAAGAATTATAatacatttattatttataaactTACCATCCGAAGTTCTCTACCCAtgcataatgttttttttttgtgccctaatcatattaatagataaaagggtgattttgtataaaatcaatacaaagttaaatattaacaatatactatcaatatttatgttaattataaatatatCAATCATGTATTGTAATACTTAAATGCatctaaaataaacaaaaattacaaaatatgcCACTATAGCTAGCTAGCACCCACTTGaacttatatttttatattttgattaatttttcaaCCAACAATATTGTGTACACAAACATGGGTTATCCATCCAAATTGAGATTTGATtttatctttcttcttctgggttgtgCTCCTATTTACCGCATTTTTGCGAATATTCACTCTTATGAGACAATTTTTCCCAAAGGAAGAAATGATCCGCTCTTATCTCATAAGTGAAGTATGTGAATATGTTGCATGCCTCAAGCATAACAAATATATGGGTTCCAAACTTTGAAATCCCCAGATGTGGAGATTATAGAGTTCAAGCACGATTTAAATGACTATCCATAGTAATTTATAATTCAATTCTCTAAGTAATTCATCTTTGTTTGTTTGTCATGACAATAGACTTCTCGAAGAGGCACTTGTACCCAAGCATTGAGAATACTTATAAATAAGCAGGCGCATGAAAATGAGAATTGTTGGATCACAAACTGATGATactcaattattatgattatgggctcgtttggaaatgtttttaaaattactgaaattacttttagagaaaatgattttggattccaaaagtacttgaagtgctttctaGAATAAGCACCAGTTATGCGCTTCTTTCAAGAAGCATTTCAAGTATTTTTCTAGGATTCACTTGTGTTTTTACTAGGGATTGGttacaaaaacattttcactaaaaacgctttcagtcattttaaaaacatttccaaaCAAGCCCTATAGTAGCCATTTATATCATCAAGGGCTATTCAACCAAGTTTTGCTATTAATGTCGACAAAGTAAAAAGTTCACCAAATTGAAAAGATACAAATTCCATTTTTAAGAGTAATTGAAAAACTTGGAATAGGGGCCTATAGTTTATACCCCAAATGTCATTTTTTGGTGTTTATAATGAGTGAATAAACTCACTAATACGGCATGATGCTTCATAGTAGAGACATGAGTATATTTGTCATCATATATGTAACCACatttatataaatacaatgtttCTTTAGACATAAACTTGTGGCATGTGGAGACTGCATACTAACCACTTGAGAATTTATTGTTGAAGAAATTTCTTAAAGAATGAAAATGCCGTGAAATctttatcaaagat
This window harbors:
- the LOC126583795 gene encoding ATP synthase subunit epsilon, mitochondrial-like, whose product is MSSNAAAPFWRAAGMTYITYSNICANLVRNCLKEPYKTEAISRERVHFAVSKWAEGKPEKPTIRTDTPEA